One Oscillospiraceae bacterium genomic region harbors:
- a CDS encoding helix-turn-helix domain-containing protein encodes MVVETMKKEHLSIYAAMQEFGINDHKIIERWERIYLEEGPEGLSVERRGRGSTGRPKKLPKEAEEDLLAEVQRLRAENAYLKNLQALVLEDERRQHKKRW; translated from the coding sequence ATGGTTGTAGAAACCATGAAAAAAGAACATCTGAGTATCTATGCAGCAATGCAGGAATTTGGAATTAACGACCATAAAATTATAGAGCGTTGGGAACGCATTTATTTGGAAGAAGGGCCGGAAGGCTTGTCGGTTGAGCGACGGGGCCGCGGCAGCACTGGTCGGCCAAAGAAGCTGCCAAAAGAGGCGGAAGAAGATCTGTTGGCCGAAGTGCAGCGACTGCGTGCGGAGAATGCCTACCTAAAAAATTTGCAAGCCTTGGTTTTGGAAGACGAGCGACGCCAGCACAAAAAACGCTGGTAG
- a CDS encoding IS3 family transposase, with translation MVVQKLRQKHALSILLSIAQIPRATFYYHLKQMQKEDKYASVKEEITTIYHENRGRYGYRRITAELRKRNFLLNHKTVQRLMKELGLVCRVRMKKYRSYKGEVSKIAPNLLNRDFHAEKPNQKWVTDVTEFSLFGEKLYLSPILDLCSSDLVSYTISDRPALSMVTTMLDEAFAKIPAETNLILHSDQGWQYQHKQYQRMLREKGVRQSMSRKGNCLDNAVIENFFGLLKSELLYLQEFRSMEHFKLELIEYLDYYNNRRIKAKLKGLPPAIHRQQALSAA, from the coding sequence CTGGTAGTTCAGAAGCTAAGGCAAAAACACGCACTCAGTATTCTGCTCTCAATCGCTCAAATACCCCGTGCAACTTTCTACTATCATTTGAAGCAGATGCAGAAAGAAGACAAATATGCATCTGTTAAGGAAGAAATCACAACGATTTACCACGAAAACAGGGGCCGGTACGGCTATCGCCGGATCACGGCAGAACTTCGCAAGCGCAATTTCCTCCTGAACCACAAGACTGTCCAGCGGCTTATGAAAGAGTTGGGCTTAGTTTGCCGTGTCAGGATGAAGAAGTACCGCTCTTATAAGGGAGAAGTGAGCAAAATTGCGCCAAATCTGTTAAACCGGGACTTCCACGCCGAAAAGCCGAACCAGAAGTGGGTCACCGATGTGACAGAGTTCAGTTTGTTTGGAGAGAAGCTCTATCTCTCTCCCATCCTTGATCTGTGCAGCAGCGATCTGGTCAGTTACACCATATCGGATCGTCCTGCACTCAGCATGGTAACCACCATGCTGGACGAGGCGTTTGCAAAGATCCCGGCCGAAACAAACCTGATTCTCCATTCTGACCAGGGCTGGCAGTACCAACATAAACAGTATCAACGGATGCTCCGAGAGAAAGGTGTTCGCCAGAGCATGAGCCGCAAGGGAAACTGTCTGGACAATGCTGTGATAGAGAATTTCTTCGGGCTGCTCAAAAGTGAGCTGCTGTATTTGCAGGAGTTCCGCTCCATGGAACACTTCAAACTGGAACTGATCGAATATCTAGATTACTACAACAACCGCAGGATCAAGGCAAAGCTAAAGGGCTTGCCGCCTGCAATTCACAGACAGCAAGCCCTTTCGGCTGCTTGA
- a CDS encoding 4Fe-4S dicluster domain-containing protein: MRGIYTPVTDIRRKVFTEVARMAYNANELSDYAQLMRELPFKIIPGEEKSLRSSIFLERAIVSERIRLAMGFSLRPLDESVPATEGLEHGIIADKYYEPPLINVIKFACNGCPEKVIKVTEMCQGCLAHPCQEVCPKHAISFRNGKSHIDQSLCVKCGRCVNSCPYSAIVKTERPCAAACGMGAIHSDEHGRAEIDYDKCVSCGMCLVNCPFGAIVDKGQIFQLIQSIKRGDEVIAIVAPAFINQFPGMTPSKLKEAMRQLGFADVAEVAIGADLCTIDEAKDFMEEVPAKIPFMGTSCCPAWSVMAKKLFPQQAECISMAMTPMVLTARLLKKEKPEARICFVGPCAAKKLEASRRSVRSEVDFVLTFEELMGLFEAKEVDFASLPNNPEDAFNNASADARGFAASGGVAQAVVNAIKKMDPDREVKVMSAQGLADCKKMMMMAKAGKYNGYLLEGMACPGGCIAGAGTLADPAKSAMMLNKYKNEAAMKVATETPYQDSLDLLKY; this comes from the coding sequence ATGAGAGGCATTTACACCCCCGTAACGGATATCCGTCGCAAGGTGTTCACCGAAGTGGCCCGTATGGCTTACAACGCCAACGAGCTGTCTGACTATGCGCAGCTGATGCGTGAGCTGCCCTTTAAGATCATCCCCGGCGAGGAAAAATCGCTGCGCAGCAGCATCTTCCTGGAGAGAGCCATCGTGTCCGAGCGTATCCGTCTGGCCATGGGCTTCTCCCTGCGCCCGCTGGATGAGAGCGTGCCCGCCACCGAAGGCCTGGAGCACGGCATCATCGCGGACAAGTACTATGAGCCGCCGCTGATCAACGTCATCAAGTTCGCCTGCAATGGCTGCCCCGAGAAGGTCATCAAGGTCACCGAGATGTGCCAGGGCTGCCTTGCCCACCCCTGCCAGGAAGTCTGCCCCAAACACGCCATCAGCTTCCGCAACGGCAAAAGCCACATCGACCAGAGCCTGTGTGTGAAGTGCGGCCGCTGCGTCAACAGCTGCCCCTACAGCGCCATCGTCAAGACCGAGCGTCCCTGTGCTGCTGCCTGCGGTATGGGTGCCATCCACTCGGATGAGCACGGTCGTGCCGAGATCGATTACGATAAGTGCGTATCCTGCGGCATGTGCCTGGTCAACTGCCCCTTCGGCGCCATCGTCGATAAGGGCCAGATCTTCCAGCTGATCCAGTCCATCAAGCGCGGCGACGAAGTTATCGCTATCGTGGCCCCCGCTTTCATCAACCAGTTCCCCGGCATGACCCCCTCCAAGCTGAAGGAAGCCATGCGCCAGCTGGGCTTTGCTGATGTGGCAGAGGTCGCCATCGGTGCTGACCTGTGCACCATCGATGAGGCTAAGGACTTCATGGAAGAAGTTCCCGCCAAGATCCCCTTCATGGGCACCTCCTGCTGCCCGGCCTGGAGCGTAATGGCCAAGAAGCTGTTCCCCCAGCAGGCCGAGTGCATCAGCATGGCTATGACCCCGATGGTCCTGACCGCCCGCCTGCTGAAGAAGGAGAAGCCCGAGGCCCGTATCTGCTTCGTCGGCCCCTGCGCCGCCAAGAAGCTGGAGGCCAGCCGCCGCTCCGTCCGCAGTGAGGTCGACTTCGTGCTGACCTTCGAGGAACTGATGGGCCTGTTCGAGGCTAAGGAAGTGGACTTCGCTTCCCTGCCTAACAACCCCGAGGATGCCTTCAACAACGCCAGTGCCGATGCCCGCGGCTTTGCTGCTTCCGGCGGTGTAGCCCAGGCTGTTGTCAATGCCATCAAGAAGATGGACCCGGACCGTGAGGTCAAGGTAATGAGCGCCCAAGGCTTGGCCGACTGCAAGAAGATGATGATGATGGCTAAGGCTGGCAAGTACAACGGCTACCTGCTGGAAGGCATGGCCTGCCCCGGCGGCTGCATTGCCGGTGCCGGTACGCTGGCTGACCCCGCCAAGAGTGCCATGATGCTGAACAAGTACAAGAACGAGGCCGCCATGAAGGTGGCTACCGAGACGCCGTATCAGGATTCTCTGGACCTGCTGAAGTACTAA